One window of Paenibacillus sp. FSL K6-3182 genomic DNA carries:
- a CDS encoding glycosyltransferase encodes MKRILIGSPIRQRPTILRHFLASLARIEARSFKVDYFFIDDNDNEESSQLLSDFISKQKENNESETILIKGDSITPYARDEFTHYWSNDLIDKIASWKDHMIQTAREQQFDGLFLIDSDLLIHPEAIESLISSEKEIISTIFWTQWQPNTMEMPQVWLKDTYWPFQSDGTVKAGDGAEAAVMFLMKLRVPGVYQVGGLGACTYIARSALEKPISFRTISNISFWGEDRHFCIRAVALGIDLYVDTRYPAFHIYRESDIERAILFMESTQDKAYTNSNMLPAQGPTIIVPTAGPKLTLSMIVKNEGERFLKEVLEHHREYIDHAVIIDDGSTDHTGEIVHECLAGIPLTYIKNESSQFHNEVKLRTQQWEETIRIRPQWILNMDADEYFEQKFKEELPVLLNDTETFTYLFRLFDFWSEDHYREDVYWNAHSVYRPFLLKYVEGFSYVWKQTPQHCGRFPENIYSLANKTSNLRVKHFGWAREQDRLHKYDRYKQLDPDAIYGWKEQYESILDEKPNLVKWIENKANKS; translated from the coding sequence TTGAAGCGAATATTGATTGGAAGTCCCATTCGCCAAAGACCGACCATATTGCGTCACTTTTTAGCCTCGCTTGCGCGAATCGAAGCACGCTCTTTTAAAGTAGATTATTTCTTTATTGATGACAATGATAACGAGGAGTCCTCGCAATTGCTGAGCGATTTTATATCGAAGCAAAAAGAGAACAATGAAAGTGAAACCATCTTAATAAAAGGCGATTCGATAACACCATATGCCAGGGATGAGTTTACTCATTACTGGAGCAATGATTTAATTGATAAAATCGCAAGCTGGAAGGATCATATGATCCAAACAGCGAGAGAGCAGCAATTTGATGGATTATTCCTCATTGATTCGGATTTGCTGATTCACCCGGAAGCAATTGAATCTTTGATTTCTTCTGAGAAAGAGATCATTTCCACTATTTTCTGGACACAGTGGCAGCCTAATACGATGGAAATGCCGCAGGTTTGGCTGAAGGATACGTATTGGCCGTTTCAGTCAGATGGAACAGTAAAAGCCGGTGACGGTGCGGAAGCGGCTGTCATGTTTCTAATGAAGCTTAGAGTCCCTGGTGTTTATCAGGTTGGCGGCCTTGGTGCGTGCACATATATCGCTCGCTCAGCACTAGAGAAGCCGATATCATTTCGGACGATCTCGAATATATCATTTTGGGGCGAAGATCGTCATTTCTGCATTCGAGCAGTTGCTCTTGGCATCGATTTGTACGTGGACACCAGATACCCAGCCTTTCATATCTACCGAGAATCGGATATTGAGCGCGCTATTTTGTTTATGGAATCAACTCAGGACAAAGCATATACAAATTCGAATATGTTGCCAGCACAAGGACCTACGATCATTGTGCCCACAGCAGGTCCTAAGCTTACGTTATCTATGATCGTAAAAAATGAGGGTGAGCGCTTTTTAAAAGAAGTGCTTGAGCATCATAGGGAATATATAGATCATGCGGTCATTATTGACGATGGAAGCACGGATCATACCGGGGAAATCGTTCATGAATGCCTTGCCGGCATTCCTTTGACCTATATTAAAAACGAAAGCTCGCAATTTCATAATGAAGTAAAGCTAAGAACACAGCAATGGGAGGAAACGATCCGCATTCGGCCGCAGTGGATTCTGAATATGGATGCGGATGAATATTTTGAGCAAAAATTTAAGGAAGAGCTGCCAGTGCTCCTAAACGATACGGAAACCTTCACTTATTTGTTTCGATTATTTGATTTTTGGTCGGAAGATCATTATCGCGAGGATGTATACTGGAATGCCCATAGTGTGTACCGCCCATTTTTATTGAAATATGTAGAGGGATTTTCTTATGTGTGGAAGCAAACTCCTCAGCACTGCGGGAGATTTCCTGAAAACATTTATTCACTTGCTAATAAGACGTCAAACCTGCGAGTAAAACATTTCGGCTGGGCGCGGGAGCAGGATCGTTTGCATAAATATGACCGCTACAAGCAGCTTGATCCTGATGCGATTTATGGCTGGAAGGAGCAATATGAATCCATTTTGGATGAGAAGCCGAATCTGGTGAAATGGATAGAGAATAAAGCAAATAAATCATAA
- a CDS encoding voltage-gated chloride channel family protein: MIDIWHFAPLTLAKYMLKWLFIAGVIGILSGSASALFLASLEFVTETSVQHLWLLWLLPLGGAFVSYLYLKFGKEAGRGNNLIIEQIHTGNGSIPLRMAPLVLIGTLITHLFGGSAGREGTAVQMGGSLAEWFGKLIKRGPLDRKIILMCGISSGFGAVFGTPLAGTIFGLEVLAIGVISYEALLPCFIASYVGHLVATAWGIQHISYSMGDVPPLDWLLFVKVVIASVLFGLAALLFTQLVRGFKRLFSKWFKSPVLKSFLGGLFIVALVYAIGTRDYLGLGIPLLEQSFQEAVSPFVFLLKTLFTAITLGTGFQGGEVTPLFVIGSTLGSALAGLLHVSVPLLAAIGFISVFSGAAKTPIACFIMGLELFGAEGAIYMFIGCVIAFICSGRIGIYEAQKPIELRP, encoded by the coding sequence ATGATTGATATATGGCATTTCGCACCGCTCACACTTGCCAAATATATGTTGAAATGGCTGTTCATTGCTGGAGTAATCGGCATCTTATCTGGTTCTGCTTCCGCATTATTTCTAGCCAGTCTTGAATTCGTAACCGAAACGAGTGTACAACATTTGTGGTTATTGTGGCTTCTGCCACTCGGCGGTGCCTTCGTAAGTTATCTTTATCTCAAGTTTGGGAAAGAAGCAGGTAGAGGAAATAATCTAATTATAGAGCAAATACATACCGGTAATGGCTCCATCCCATTAAGAATGGCACCACTTGTTCTGATTGGAACTTTAATCACCCATTTATTTGGCGGATCTGCTGGTCGAGAAGGTACTGCAGTACAAATGGGCGGCAGCTTAGCGGAATGGTTTGGCAAGCTAATTAAACGAGGCCCGCTTGATCGCAAAATCATTTTGATGTGTGGCATTAGCAGCGGCTTTGGTGCTGTCTTTGGCACACCTCTAGCCGGTACAATCTTTGGACTAGAAGTACTTGCAATCGGCGTCATCAGTTATGAAGCGCTGCTCCCTTGCTTCATCGCGAGTTATGTTGGCCATTTGGTTGCTACCGCGTGGGGAATTCAACATATTTCCTATTCAATGGGCGATGTCCCTCCGCTCGATTGGCTGCTCTTTGTCAAAGTTGTCATTGCATCTGTGCTTTTTGGTCTAGCCGCATTATTATTCACTCAGCTGGTACGAGGATTCAAACGTTTATTTAGTAAATGGTTTAAAAGTCCTGTTCTCAAAAGCTTTTTGGGCGGACTATTCATTGTTGCTCTCGTCTATGCGATCGGAACACGTGATTATTTGGGACTAGGCATCCCTCTCCTAGAGCAGTCCTTTCAAGAGGCGGTTTCGCCGTTTGTTTTTTTATTGAAAACACTATTTACTGCTATAACGCTTGGGACAGGCTTTCAAGGCGGGGAGGTAACTCCACTCTTTGTCATCGGCTCAACGCTAGGAAGCGCACTTGCAGGTTTGCTCCATGTCTCCGTCCCCCTACTCGCTGCCATTGGTTTCATATCCGTATTCAGCGGCGCTGCCAAGACGCCAATCGCTTGCTTCATCATGGGCCTTGAATTATTTGGGGCTGAAGGTGCAATTTATATGTTTATCGGCTGCGTAATCGCATTTATATGTTCAGGTCGAATCGGCATCTATGAAGCTCAAAAACCAATTGAGTTACGCCCATAA
- a CDS encoding undecaprenyl-diphosphate phosphatase, with amino-acid sequence MDFITILKAIILGIVEGLTEFAPVSSTGHMVIVDDMWLQTEQYLTKYVANTFKIVIQLGSILAVVIIFRNRFIDLLGLNRGSKDAAQASSQPKKKLKLTHVIVGLIPAGVLGLLFDDYIDEHLFSIRTVLIGLVIGAILMIVADRFGPKKPKIESVDQITYKQAFSVGLIQCLSLWPGFSRSGSTISGGVLLGMSHRAAADFTFIMAVPIMAGASLLSLAKNWEYFTLESLPFFIAGFISAFVFALLSIRFFLKLINKIKLVPFAIYRIVLAAVIYIVYF; translated from the coding sequence ATGGATTTTATTACGATTTTAAAAGCGATTATTTTAGGTATTGTTGAAGGATTAACGGAATTTGCACCTGTATCCTCGACAGGACATATGGTCATTGTTGACGATATGTGGCTTCAAACGGAACAGTACTTGACGAAGTACGTTGCGAACACATTCAAAATTGTTATTCAGCTCGGCTCCATTTTAGCAGTAGTCATTATTTTCCGAAATCGTTTTATTGACTTGCTGGGCTTGAACAGAGGCAGCAAGGACGCGGCACAAGCTTCTTCTCAACCGAAGAAAAAGCTAAAGCTAACACATGTTATCGTTGGTCTCATCCCAGCTGGTGTACTTGGTCTATTGTTTGACGATTACATTGATGAGCATTTATTCTCGATACGCACAGTGCTAATTGGTCTAGTTATCGGAGCTATTCTTATGATTGTTGCCGATCGTTTTGGGCCTAAGAAACCTAAGATCGAGTCAGTTGACCAGATCACTTATAAGCAAGCCTTCTCCGTAGGGCTTATCCAATGTTTATCCCTCTGGCCAGGCTTCTCTCGTTCCGGTTCCACAATTTCCGGAGGGGTGCTGCTAGGCATGAGTCATCGCGCTGCTGCTGATTTCACTTTCATCATGGCTGTGCCGATCATGGCTGGTGCGAGCTTGTTGTCCTTGGCGAAAAACTGGGAATACTTCACGTTAGAGTCATTGCCGTTTTTTATCGCAGGTTTCATAAGCGCATTCGTTTTTGCACTTCTTTCGATTCGTTTCTTCTTGAAGCTTATTAACAAAATCAAGCTTGTACCATTTGCGATATACCGCATCGTGCTTGCTGCTGTAATCTATATTGTTTATTTTTAA
- a CDS encoding radical SAM/SPASM domain-containing protein: MKKFKKFYIETTSICNLSCSFCPPTLRAKGFIKVEDFKKTLDQIKPHTDYIYFHVKGEPMLHPKMDELLDISHEKGFKVNITSNGTLITKNKEKLLNKPALRQINFSLHSFDGHAGSTNKEGYLAEILSFVKEAVASSNIIISFRLWNLDMDNETNQQKNKNRELLGMIEKAFNLDYKIEEKFIPGSGVKIAERIYLNQDPEFKWPDLKEPEYNGKGFCHALRNQAGILIDGTVIPCCLDGEGVINLGNIHDTHFSEIIENERSTNLYDGFSRREAVEELCRKCGYRQRFG, encoded by the coding sequence ATGAAAAAATTTAAAAAGTTTTATATAGAGACGACAAGTATTTGCAACTTATCCTGCAGCTTCTGTCCGCCCACATTGCGAGCGAAAGGTTTCATTAAAGTGGAGGATTTCAAAAAAACACTGGATCAGATCAAGCCGCATACGGATTATATTTATTTTCATGTAAAAGGCGAGCCAATGCTGCATCCTAAGATGGACGAGCTGCTTGATATTAGCCATGAGAAGGGCTTCAAAGTAAATATTACGTCCAATGGAACACTTATTACGAAAAACAAGGAAAAGCTACTTAACAAGCCAGCCTTGCGTCAAATTAACTTCTCGCTGCACAGCTTTGACGGCCATGCCGGTTCCACGAATAAAGAAGGTTACCTTGCTGAAATCTTATCCTTCGTAAAGGAAGCCGTCGCAAGCAGCAATATTATTATTTCGTTTCGACTATGGAACTTAGATATGGACAATGAAACGAATCAGCAGAAAAACAAAAACCGAGAGCTCCTGGGCATGATAGAGAAGGCATTTAATCTCGATTATAAAATTGAAGAAAAATTCATACCCGGCTCGGGTGTCAAAATAGCGGAGCGCATTTACCTAAATCAAGATCCTGAGTTCAAATGGCCGGATTTAAAAGAGCCGGAGTATAATGGGAAAGGCTTCTGCCATGCCTTAAGGAATCAAGCTGGCATTCTCATCGACGGAACAGTCATCCCTTGCTGCTTGGACGGAGAGGGCGTCATTAATTTAGGAAACATTCATGATACTCATTTCTCGGAAATTATTGAGAATGAGCGATCAACTAATCTCTATGATGGTTTCTCAAGACGGGAAGCTGTCGAGGAGCTGTGCAGGAAATGCGGCTATCGCCAACGTTTTGGGTGA
- a CDS encoding DUF4166 domain-containing protein — translation MRSIYEQALGADFQKLHPRIQQRFGFCSQDRTASIGHGVMQLIWYNKLAALPLFIGTLRHIMFPQGGVNIPFSIENYAYVDAFGRETVTWIRKFKFQRAIRHFDATMVYSGEREIIVDYLGNKQHLAVDLDVAVSTKGGIRIISGEQRFYEGWLQFRFPRLFTGRAEVNEWYDDEERCYKISVDVRNPILGQIFRYEGSFQASFVNSGHEAIPIGIRPLREEKRE, via the coding sequence ATGCGTTCTATATATGAACAAGCGTTAGGAGCTGATTTTCAAAAGCTCCATCCTCGCATACAGCAGCGTTTTGGCTTTTGCAGTCAAGATCGTACTGCGTCTATCGGACATGGAGTCATGCAGCTTATATGGTACAACAAACTTGCTGCACTGCCATTGTTTATTGGAACGCTCCGCCACATCATGTTCCCCCAAGGCGGCGTAAACATCCCGTTTTCAATTGAAAACTATGCATATGTAGATGCATTCGGACGTGAAACAGTCACGTGGATTCGCAAATTCAAGTTTCAAAGGGCGATCCGCCATTTTGACGCAACGATGGTGTATAGCGGAGAAAGAGAGATTATCGTTGATTATTTAGGCAATAAGCAGCATTTAGCAGTCGATTTGGATGTTGCAGTTTCCACAAAGGGCGGAATTCGAATTATTTCGGGTGAGCAGCGTTTCTATGAAGGGTGGCTTCAATTCCGATTTCCTCGTTTGTTTACAGGTAGAGCAGAAGTGAATGAGTGGTATGACGATGAGGAGCGCTGCTACAAAATATCAGTGGACGTTCGGAACCCTATCCTTGGGCAAATTTTCCGTTATGAAGGCTCTTTCCAAGCTTCATTCGTGAATAGCGGGCATGAGGCGATTCCGATTGGAATTCGGCCATTGCGTGAAGAGAAGAGGGAATAA